In Janthinobacterium agaricidamnosum NBRC 102515 = DSM 9628, the DNA window ACGCCTGGTCCGCGCTCCTGATGCGCGGCCAGTAGACGACGCTCACTACTGGGATAGGCTCTAAGTAAGCGCCGTTTCGCAGTTCCAAAAAGACAGGTACGCCTGTCTTTTTTTATTGCTGCGGCAACAACGGCAAAAAATGATCGACCGGCACTGAAAATTTAATTGACTGATCAGTCACTCTTGATATATCATGCGAACTCGATAGTGAATGCAATGAGTGAGGTAACCATGTCCCGGCCCAAAAGTGAAGACAAGCGCAACGCGATCATGGCGGCGGCGATCCGCGTGATCGCCAGCCAGGGCCTGGGCGCGCCGACCGCGACTATCGCGAAAGAAGCCGGCGTGGCGAATGGCTCGCTGTTCAATTATTTTGACACCAAGGCCGAGCTGTTCAGCCAGTTGTATGTGGAACTGAAACAGGAAGTGATGAGCAGCGCGATGCAGCAACTGCCGGCCGGCGCCGACCTGCGCGCACAAACGCTGCACGTGTGGACGCGCTGGATGCAATGGGCCACCAGCTGGCCCGATAAACGCAAGGCGATGGCGCAACTGTCCATGTCGGACGACATCAGCCCGGCCAGCCGGGCCGCCGGCCAGCAAGCGTCGATGGGAATCGTCGACTTGATACAGCGTACCTGCGCCGGCGGCCCGCTGCGCGACCATCCGCTGCCGTTCATTTTTGCGGTGGTCAGTTCGCTGTCGGGCGCGACCATGGATTACATGATTGCCCATCCGGCGCAAGCACAATTGCATTGCGATACAGGGTTCGCCATGTTGTGGCGGGCGCTGACCTGATGCCGTCAGCTGGTTCACCTTGGAAATCAGACGCCGCGCCTGTGCGGCTTTTTTTGAAGTACGATAATGACTGTCCAGACAGTCACAAATATGGGAGCATGACCATGTCAGATACCGTTTTAGTGACCGGAGGCAGTGGCTTTGTCGCCGGCTGGTGTATCGCCGAACTGTTAAAGCGCGGCTACACCGTGCGCACTACCTTGCGCAGCCTGTCCAGGGAAGCCGCGATCCGCGCCATGCTGGTCCCGGTCGTCGACGCCGGCGACAAGCTGACCTTCCACGGCGCAGACCTGACCAGCGACGCTGGCTGGGATGCCGCGATGGCCGGCTGCGACTACGTGCTGCATGTCGCCTCGCCGCTCGGCGGCGATGGCACAAAAGATCCCGATGAATTGATCATCCCGGCCCGCGACGGCACGCTGCGGGTGTTGCGCGCCGCCACCAGGGCCGGCGTCAAGCGAGTCGTCATGACGTCGTCCACGGCTGCCTCGTGTCCGCCGCAGCGCGGCCCCGACAGCTTTAACGACGAAACCGTCTGGAGCAACCCGGACGACCGCAACCTGCCGCCCTACCGCAAATCGAAAATACTGTCCGAAATGGCGGCCTGGGATTTCATGCGGACGCATGGCGGCGCCACCACGCTGACCACCGTGCTGGCCAGCGCCGTGTTCGGCCCGCTGCTGAGCGCCGACAACCTCGGTTCGGTACAAGTCATCGGCCGCCTGTTGAGCGGCAAGATGCCGGCCTATCCAAGGTTGGGCTTCAATGTCGTCGATGTGCGCGACCTGGCCGATGCGCATATCCGCGCCATGACGGCGCCGGAAGCGGCCGGCCAGCGCTTTATCGCGGCCAGCGATTACCTGTGGATGAAAGATATCGCCGGCACCCTGCGCAGCAGGCTGGGCACGCAGGCGGCCAAGGTGCCGACCCGCCGCATGCCGGACTTCGCGCTGCGCCTGCTGTCGCTGTTCGATCCGTCGCTGAAAGTGGTGACGCCCGGCCTGGGCCGCAAGCACAGCTTCAACGCGGCCAAGGCGCGCCGCGTGCTGGGCTGGACGCCGCGTCCTGCCGCCACCACCGTGCTCGATTGCGCCAACAGCCTGATCGAGAAGAACGCGGTGTAGAGCGCCGGGTTCGCGTGCGCGGTATTGGCGCGGCGAGCAGCCGATGATGCACTGGCCGACCGGCTGTGGCGTCTCAGCAAACAGTTGAACGACCTCGAATACGATATAAATTAATCAAATGTAAGCAATTGTAAGTGGCGTCAACGCTCAGGCAATCGACCGCGTTTTTTGCTCAGTGACACGGGAATTATCCCCACTAACAGATTAAACAACCACTTGAGGATTGCACCATGAAAAAAGTTATCGCTACCCTGATCGCCGGCCTGTTCGCTTCCGCTGCATTCGCTCAAGCTCCAGCACCTGCCGCTTCGGCTCCTGCGGCAGCGCCGGCAGCCGCCAGCGCAGAAGCTTCGGCGCCAGCAAAAGCCGCTAAAAAATCGCACCACAAAGCGAAAAAAGCAAAAAAAGCCGCTGAAGCCAAAACCGAAGCGCCAGCAGCTGAAGCCGCTCCAGCCAAGTAATTCAGGGCTGCACCGATGAAAAAAGACAGGTTCGCCTGTCTTTTTTCATTTCCGGACGGCGTTTCAGTCATACGTCACACCTAAACAGCTCCGGCTTTTTCCTGCGACCGCTGCACCGCCGAATCGATAAACGAACAATTCCTGGTGATCGCCTTGTCCATCTGTTCGTCATCCGGCGCAAGCGACGCATCCAGGTCGGGCCCCAGGTCGGCCTTCTCGCCCATCGTCAGCCGTATCGCGATCGAGGCAAACAAGCCTTGCGAGCCTTCTTCCTTTAACTGCGCGGTCAACCGCGCCTTGCCGGCAGCAAGATTCGTGCCTTTTGGCAAACGCGCTTGGCATGCGGCTGACTCTCTGTGCCCTGGTTCCGGTCTGGAGTTGCCGTGGCTGCCTCCGGCCGGCGGCTTGCTGGCGGCCGGCGCTTCCCTGCTGCTGTATTTCAGCCGTTCCGATACCAGCACAGTGCCGCTGGCGGTATGGCGGCGCCTCAACCGCCCCAGGCAATTATTTCCGCAATCAACCGATCCGGCTGCTGCTCCAGGTCCAGCGTGATGCCGGTTTCATCCGATTGCAACGGTTGCAGCGTGGCCAACTGGCTGTCGAGCAAGTTCAGCGGCATGAAATGGCCCGCCCTGCCCGTCATGCGCGCGGCAAGGACATCACGTGCGCCGGCCAGGTGCGCGAAACCGAGCGCCGCATCGCCGCCGCGCAGCACATCGCGGTAACACCGCTTCAACGCCGAGCAAGACAGCACCAGTCCTGATCCATTGATACGCGCGGCGGCGATTTTCGCCTGCAGCGTCAACAGCCAGCCAGCCCGGTCGGCATCGGTCAGGGGAATCCCCGCCGACATCTTCGCCACATTGCCGGCCGGATGAAAATCGTCGCCCTCGATAAACGGCAGGTCCAGCGCGGCCGCCAGGCGGCGCCCGATTTCACTCTTGCCGCAAGCACTGACGCCCATCACGACCCAGCTCTTTTTCTGTTGTTGCATACGTATTCCTTACCTGTTCTTTTGCATCTGCACGCAGATGTAAGCGTTTGTAATGTCCGTCAACGGTCCCGTCCGCCAGCGCGTTTTT includes these proteins:
- a CDS encoding SDR family oxidoreductase produces the protein MSDTVLVTGGSGFVAGWCIAELLKRGYTVRTTLRSLSREAAIRAMLVPVVDAGDKLTFHGADLTSDAGWDAAMAGCDYVLHVASPLGGDGTKDPDELIIPARDGTLRVLRAATRAGVKRVVMTSSTAASCPPQRGPDSFNDETVWSNPDDRNLPPYRKSKILSEMAAWDFMRTHGGATTLTTVLASAVFGPLLSADNLGSVQVIGRLLSGKMPAYPRLGFNVVDVRDLADAHIRAMTAPEAAGQRFIAASDYLWMKDIAGTLRSRLGTQAAKVPTRRMPDFALRLLSLFDPSLKVVTPGLGRKHSFNAAKARRVLGWTPRPAATTVLDCANSLIEKNAV
- a CDS encoding gluconokinase, encoding MQQQKKSWVVMGVSACGKSEIGRRLAAALDLPFIEGDDFHPAGNVAKMSAGIPLTDADRAGWLLTLQAKIAAARINGSGLVLSCSALKRCYRDVLRGGDAALGFAHLAGARDVLAARMTGRAGHFMPLNLLDSQLATLQPLQSDETGITLDLEQQPDRLIAEIIAWGG
- a CDS encoding TetR/AcrR family transcriptional regulator, producing MSRPKSEDKRNAIMAAAIRVIASQGLGAPTATIAKEAGVANGSLFNYFDTKAELFSQLYVELKQEVMSSAMQQLPAGADLRAQTLHVWTRWMQWATSWPDKRKAMAQLSMSDDISPASRAAGQQASMGIVDLIQRTCAGGPLRDHPLPFIFAVVSSLSGATMDYMIAHPAQAQLHCDTGFAMLWRALT